Genomic DNA from Chloroflexota bacterium:
ATGCCGACCAACAGTTAAAAAAGTTAACTGACCAACAGTTAAAAAAGTTTACTGTTGCCCCCCCAGTTAAGTTAAGAGTTAAGAGAGTTGTTGTTGTTAACTCTCAAGAAGAAGAAGAACAACAACAACTCTTAACTCCTGAGGAAAAAATTTTTTTGTCACCACAAAAATTTTTTCAGGAAACCGTGCTGACCCTTCGCCAGTTGGGGGTGTATCCGCGCATTGCTGCGGAAATGGCCGCCAGCGTGCCAGCCGACCGTTTGCAGGCCGCCATTCGCCTTTACCGTCTGGCGCTTCAGCATGGCGTTGCTGATGGCCCGGGCTGGTTGGTTACGTTGCTACGCGATGCACACCGAGACCCCGAAACCGAATTGGCCGACCTGCAAACCCAGATTGAGAATGCTGAGACGCCTTTCTCGCCCGAAAGCGCGCTGCCAGAAGACATCCGGGAGCAAGTAGAGGCGCTGAACTGGACGGGGGCGCTGGACGAGGTGGCCGCTGCTTGGGAGGAAGACGCCGAGCGCGTCTGCAACCTGCTGGCCTTTGCTCAGCGGCACCACTTGAAGGCCGGTTGGTTGCGGACGGCTTTGCGAGAGGGCTTTTGGCCACCGGAGGATGAACTGCTCCCCGAAACCCGCGCCCGCCGCCAGCAGGAAGCCCACCGCCGGAGTTGGGAAGCCTGCCTGGCAGCGGCAGGGGATGACGACGGGGAACCCGCGCCCCTGCCGCCCCACCTGACCGACGCTTGGCAGGCGTTGCAGTCCCAGGCGCAGGCGCTTCCCGAAGGGCGGGTGTGGTTTTCTGGCCTGACGCCCTGGCGTCTGGAAGACGGCACTCTCTGGCTGCGTGCCACCAATCCCGCCGTAGCAGCGTGGTTCCAGCAGCACGCCCGGCCTTTAGCCGAGATGCTCAACGCGCATTTGCCACAACCTATTCGGTTGGTGCTTGACACACCTTCATTGCCAGAGCCTTTACCCGTGGTGCAGGAGGACGGCAATGCCTGACTTCCACGGTTTTCGTGATTACCTGCTTGCCCGCGACCTGTCCCCCTCGACCGTGGCGGGCTACCTGGCCGACCTACGCCAGTTTTCCCGCTGGTTCGAGCAGACCAACGGCGAGGCGCTGACGCCTGCGGCGGTGACGCCCACGGATGTGCGGGAATACCGCGGCTGGCTGCAA
This window encodes:
- a CDS encoding recombinase, yielding MPDFHGFRDYLLARDLSPSTVAGYLADLRQFSRWFEQTNGEALTPAAVTPTDVREYRGWLQ